A single Sphingomonas kaistensis DNA region contains:
- a CDS encoding SMI1/KNR4 family protein yields the protein MREMTDELLARIAAKAADPKRRYMKAAEDEARIILPVEEIERREEAWTRRNLIKSAAARGQEMSAEEVEGYLAEWRASREAARLAMEAQMRAWGQTPPATRSFIETDTHIGVSSDPPGAKPLQPPPTESDWKELEQIVGRAMPEDLKTLYTISDGGFGPGFSGLHPVQKIGSYCEDFRRRGPDYCGTITYPASFVPLATEVLDYHLDLDTGRIISSNQNWDNDGLDAEDIYDIAFQSLAEMMENWAAAD from the coding sequence ATGCGAGAGATGACGGACGAGCTGCTGGCAAGGATTGCGGCCAAAGCCGCCGATCCCAAGCGCCGCTACATGAAGGCGGCCGAGGACGAGGCGCGCATCATATTGCCGGTCGAGGAAATCGAACGGCGCGAAGAAGCCTGGACCCGGCGAAATCTCATCAAGTCCGCGGCGGCCCGCGGACAGGAGATGTCCGCCGAGGAAGTGGAGGGCTATCTCGCCGAATGGCGTGCCAGCCGCGAAGCCGCCCGATTGGCGATGGAGGCGCAAATGCGTGCCTGGGGTCAGACTCCGCCCGCGACCAGGAGCTTCATCGAAACGGACACCCATATCGGCGTCTCGTCCGACCCGCCCGGCGCCAAGCCGTTGCAGCCGCCTCCCACCGAGAGCGACTGGAAGGAACTGGAACAGATCGTCGGGCGAGCGATGCCCGAAGACCTCAAGACGCTGTACACGATCTCGGACGGCGGCTTCGGACCAGGCTTTTCCGGGCTTCATCCGGTCCAGAAAATCGGCAGCTATTGCGAAGATTTTCGCCGCCGAGGCCCCGATTATTGCGGCACCATCACCTACCCCGCCAGCTTCGTCCCGCTGGCGACGGAGGTGCTCGACTATCACCTCGACCTCGACACCGGCCGGATCATTTCAAGTAATCAGAACTGGGACAATGACGGGCTCGATGCCGAAGACATCTACGACATCGCCTTTCAAAGCCTCGCCGAGATGATGGAAAATTGGGCGGCGGCGGACTGA
- the sdhA gene encoding succinate dehydrogenase flavoprotein subunit — protein sequence MSAAYQIIDHVYDVVVVGAGGAGLRATMGAAEKGLKTACVTKVFPTRSHTVAAQGGIAASLGNMGPDHWTWHMYDTVKGSDWLGDQDAIEYLCREAPAAVYELEHAGLPFSRTDEGKIYQRAFGGMTQNMGEGPAAQRTCAAADRTGHAMLHTLYQQSLRYDADFFVEYFALDLIMVDGECRGLMALCMEDGSIHRFRAQAVVLATGGYGRCYFSATSAHTCTGDGNAMVLRAGLPLQDMEFVQFHPTGIYGAGVLITEGARGEGGYLTNSAGERFMERYAPSAKDLASRDVVSRSMAMEIREGRGVGKEKDHIFLHLDHIDPKILAERLPGITETAKIFAGVDMTREPIPVTPTVHYNMGGIPTNYHGEVVTLKDGNPDAVVPGLFAVGEAACVSVHGANRLGSNSLIDLVVFGRAAGLRLGEILKPSAAQNMLPGDSADLSLTRLDKFRHADGGTTTAQLRNEMQRTMQADCAVFRTERTLAEGVDKIDRIYRGLGDVKVTDRSLIWNTDLVETMELDNMLGQAVVTMHSASNRKESRGAHMHEDFPDRDDANWMKHTAAWFDGWGGTGGGVKIDYRPVHDYTLTDEIGYIKPKARVY from the coding sequence ATGAGTGCCGCCTACCAGATCATCGATCATGTCTATGACGTCGTTGTCGTCGGCGCGGGCGGCGCGGGCCTGCGCGCTACCATGGGCGCGGCCGAAAAAGGGTTGAAGACCGCCTGCGTCACCAAGGTGTTTCCGACCCGCAGCCATACGGTCGCGGCGCAGGGCGGCATCGCCGCCTCACTCGGCAACATGGGTCCGGACCACTGGACCTGGCACATGTACGACACCGTCAAGGGCTCCGACTGGCTCGGCGACCAGGACGCGATCGAATATCTTTGCCGTGAAGCACCCGCGGCGGTCTACGAGCTCGAGCATGCCGGCCTGCCGTTCAGCCGCACCGACGAAGGCAAGATCTACCAGCGCGCGTTCGGCGGCATGACCCAGAACATGGGCGAAGGCCCCGCCGCGCAGCGCACCTGCGCCGCCGCCGACCGCACCGGTCATGCGATGCTGCACACGCTGTACCAGCAGAGCCTGCGCTATGACGCTGACTTCTTCGTCGAATATTTCGCGCTCGACCTGATCATGGTCGACGGCGAATGCCGCGGCCTGATGGCGCTGTGCATGGAAGACGGCTCGATCCATCGCTTCCGCGCGCAGGCGGTGGTGCTGGCGACCGGCGGCTATGGCCGCTGCTATTTCTCGGCCACTTCGGCGCACACCTGCACCGGCGACGGCAATGCCATGGTGCTCCGCGCCGGCCTGCCGCTGCAGGACATGGAATTCGTCCAGTTCCACCCGACCGGCATCTACGGCGCCGGCGTCCTCATCACCGAAGGCGCGCGCGGCGAAGGCGGCTATCTCACCAATTCCGCCGGTGAGCGGTTCATGGAACGCTACGCCCCGTCGGCCAAGGACCTCGCCAGCCGCGACGTCGTGTCACGCTCGATGGCGATGGAAATTCGCGAAGGCCGCGGCGTCGGCAAGGAGAAGGACCACATCTTCCTTCACCTCGACCATATCGATCCCAAGATCTTGGCCGAGCGCCTGCCCGGCATCACCGAGACCGCCAAGATCTTCGCCGGCGTCGACATGACCCGCGAACCGATCCCGGTCACGCCGACCGTCCACTACAACATGGGCGGTATTCCCACGAACTATCACGGCGAAGTCGTGACGCTGAAGGACGGCAATCCCGACGCCGTCGTCCCCGGCCTTTTCGCGGTCGGTGAAGCGGCCTGCGTCAGCGTCCACGGCGCCAACCGCTTGGGCTCGAACAGCCTGATCGACCTCGTCGTCTTCGGCCGCGCCGCGGGCCTGCGCCTCGGTGAGATCCTCAAGCCAAGCGCCGCGCAGAACATGCTGCCGGGCGACAGCGCCGACCTGTCGCTGACCCGTCTCGACAAGTTCCGCCATGCCGACGGCGGCACCACTACCGCCCAGCTCCGCAACGAGATGCAGCGCACCATGCAGGCCGATTGCGCCGTCTTCCGGACCGAACGCACGCTCGCCGAAGGCGTCGACAAGATCGACCGCATCTATCGCGGTCTGGGCGACGTCAAGGTCACCGACCGCAGCCTGATCTGGAACACCGATCTGGTCGAGACCATGGAGCTCGACAATATGCTCGGCCAGGCGGTCGTCACCATGCACAGCGCCAGCAACCGCAAGGAAAGCCGCGGCGCGCACATGCACGAGGACTTCCCCGATCGCGACGACGCGAACTGGATGAAGCACACCGCCGCCTGGTTCGACGGTTGGGGCGGCACCGGCGGCGGCGTCAAGATCGACTACCGCCCGGTCCACGACTACACGCTCACCGACGAGATCGGCTACATCAAGCCAAAGGCGCGGGTGTACTAA
- the sdhC gene encoding succinate dehydrogenase, cytochrome b556 subunit produces MARNTARPLSPHLTIWRWGPHMLVSILHRATGIGLTVGGLLLLTWFMLALAGGAQGWETFTGFLNWKLGPVPLILLGLVALTWAFFQHTLSGIRHLIMDIGAGFELRTNKTMAYMTMIGSVLLTAVFWAVLLGKGA; encoded by the coding sequence ATGGCGCGTAACACTGCAAGGCCGCTGTCGCCTCACCTCACCATCTGGCGCTGGGGCCCGCACATGCTGGTTTCCATCCTTCACCGCGCGACCGGCATCGGCCTGACCGTCGGCGGCCTGCTGCTGCTGACCTGGTTCATGCTGGCGCTGGCGGGCGGTGCGCAAGGGTGGGAGACATTTACCGGCTTCCTCAACTGGAAACTCGGCCCGGTGCCGCTGATCCTGCTCGGACTGGTCGCGCTGACCTGGGCATTCTTCCAGCACACGCTGTCCGGCATCCGCCACCTCATCATGGACATCGGCGCCGGCTTTGAACTGCGGACCAACAAGACGATGGCCTACATGACCATGATCGGCTCGGTGCTGCTGACCGCGGTCTTCTGGGCCGTGCTGCTGGGGAAAGGCGCATGA
- the sdhD gene encoding succinate dehydrogenase, hydrophobic membrane anchor protein, with amino-acid sequence MTGPKNLGGQDRNAIADGKTPLGRVRGLGSAGHGGEHWIKERVSSAALLLLGTWFLVSLLLLPDLQPSTLVGWLSGPFGFVPMALFVYLCFEHSLEGVKVVIDDYQGDEGGRMTWHLVSLFLHVGAGALALFALARIAFGA; translated from the coding sequence ATGACCGGCCCGAAGAACCTCGGCGGCCAGGACCGCAATGCGATCGCCGACGGCAAGACCCCCCTCGGCCGCGTGCGCGGATTGGGCTCGGCCGGTCACGGCGGCGAACATTGGATCAAGGAGCGCGTCTCCTCGGCCGCACTGCTGCTGCTCGGCACCTGGTTCCTGGTCTCGCTGCTGCTGCTTCCCGACCTTCAGCCCTCGACCCTCGTCGGCTGGCTGAGCGGCCCGTTCGGCTTCGTGCCGATGGCGCTGTTCGTCTACCTTTGCTTCGAGCACAGCCTCGAAGGTGTGAAGGTGGTCATCGACGATTACCAGGGTGACGAAGGCGGCCGCATGACGTGGCATCTCGTCAGCCTCTTCCTACATGTAGGGGCCGGGGCGCTCGCCCTGTTCGCCCTCGCCCGCATCGCGTTCGGAGCCTGA
- a CDS encoding PEPxxWA-CTERM sorting domain-containing protein produces the protein MNKTVLAFALAASSLVASPAMAANLLPDASQVQFTAIDAATRGTLLASTETGTTGATTYSGFLRSAVYLNTLGTLDFYYQVAINSINPGDEVFNLTASNFMGFTVDALVDGTDFDGAGIFTAANNPNLQGPAGSTTTASRNGSGSVVRADFGANGLEGAGQTSATYIFRTNATNYSLGGTFTTQDGSVAQRPNFQPIAAVPEPATWAMMLVGFGAIGASMRRRRRASAKAMQFA, from the coding sequence ATGAACAAGACAGTTCTGGCCTTTGCATTGGCAGCGAGCAGCCTGGTCGCAAGTCCGGCCATGGCGGCCAACCTGCTTCCCGACGCCTCGCAGGTTCAGTTCACGGCGATTGACGCGGCGACCCGCGGCACCCTGCTTGCCAGCACCGAGACGGGCACCACTGGCGCGACCACCTATTCGGGTTTCCTGCGCAGCGCGGTTTATCTCAACACGCTCGGCACGCTCGACTTCTATTATCAGGTCGCCATCAACTCCATCAATCCGGGTGACGAGGTCTTCAACCTGACCGCGTCCAACTTCATGGGCTTCACAGTCGATGCCCTGGTCGATGGAACCGATTTCGACGGCGCCGGCATCTTCACCGCCGCCAACAACCCGAACCTGCAGGGCCCTGCGGGTTCGACGACCACCGCGTCGCGCAACGGCAGCGGTTCGGTCGTGCGGGCTGACTTCGGTGCCAACGGCCTGGAAGGCGCGGGTCAGACCAGCGCCACCTACATCTTCCGCACCAATGCGACCAACTACAGCCTTGGTGGCACGTTCACGACGCAGGACGGCTCGGTCGCGCAGCGCCCGAATTTCCAGCCGATCGCCGCGGTGCCGGAACCGGCAACCTGGGCGATGATGCTGGTCGGCTTTGGCGCCATCGGAGCCTCGATGCGTCGTCGTCGGCGCGCGTCGGCCAAGGCGATGCAGTTCGCCTGA